In Miscanthus floridulus cultivar M001 chromosome 8, ASM1932011v1, whole genome shotgun sequence, the sequence CAGCACCAGGAATCTCTCTTTTGGCAGATAAAGCATGGTTATTCAATTCGTCTTGCGCAAGCAAGAAAGCATATGCATGTGCCAAAGCATGTCAATTATGACTCTAAAGTGAGGTTTAGAACTTTAGATCACTGTTAAATGAGTCCAGTTCTATTTGGGAACCTTGCAATTTTCCAGAAATCAGCTATTCACCTTCCTTGCGCTGAGGAGAGACACTCAGTTGGACCATATTTTTACTATGCTGGAAAAATTTGTGGATAACGTTCTCACTGTTGCTTGCAGGAAACCCAGAAAAGGCCAGGCTGGCAACCTTCCCCGAAATGATACCTACAGCTTCAGAAGCAGGCCAACCCTAACTTCACTTCCAGGACAGGAATCGAATTGGAGGGAGCAGAAACAACCTTGGTATGATAACAAGGAAAGGAATGCATTCCAAGCTTGCACTCCTTTTGTTCTGTGGGACTATATAAGCACTCAGTCTCAGGTACCCTTGCTTCTTGTGAGCACACGCACGCACGCCCTGATCAATCACCCTGCTGTTGGACCAAAGATGGGTCTTAACTTCAGTGTCTTGAACAAATTCGGTAATTTTCCCTCAATCATTCCTTTATTTGTTTGTGGTATGATGCAATATGCCCGAGGGATCTACCTAAAGAAGTTGGGGACTATGTTTCATTTTAGAAGGAGAATTGACAGTTTGTGCTCTCGTTCTCAGGAGTCCCAGGGCTGAGCGCGGCAACTACCAAGCAAGTTTATGAACGGCATTTCGCAAACAAGGACACTAAGGAGTTTAAAGATTTCCATATTGCTTACGTCGAGTTCTGCAAGTGGGTGTCCTTGCTGTTCTGTGGTTTTCCACTCCTGCCCTAGCACTTCATCACAAAATTAAAAGACTTCCTCGCTCCCTGCAGGTATTTCAACACGGTAATGCCCGGTCAGGatttcgacactccatcaactacGGAGATTCAGGTAATAATCAATCCAAAGTCCATACGTTTCTGTGGGGAatattatgtatatatatacagagTAGTAGTCCCATGTGTAAACGTCCAGCATGGAATGCATATAGTAGCTAGACTAGCATCTCAACGCACATGGCATGCATGCGTTGCAACGCAGAAATTTTTTGACGACGTGTGGAAGCCGGAGAAGAACGAGGAAGAGAGGAAGAAACTGTTCCTCGAGTTCATGAGGAAGAACGTGA encodes:
- the LOC136475584 gene encoding uncharacterized protein isoform X2, producing MVIQFVLRKQESICMCQSMSIMTLKKPRKGQAGNLPRNDTYSFRSRPTLTSLPGQESNWREQKQPWYDNKERNAFQACTPFVLWDYISTQSQVPLLLVSTRTHALINHPAVGPKMGLNFSVLNKFGVPGLSAATTKQVYERHFANKDTKEFKDFHIAYVEFCKYFNTVMPGQDFDTPSTTEIQVIINPKSIRFCGEYYVYIYRVVVPCVNVQHGMHIVARLASQRTWHACVATQKFFDDVWKPEKNEEERKKLFLEFMRKNVRQAKVNDSFFIAAGLAVPVAAVVGKRASGHIPYVKSVRLDLVPNVVFVPFVTLLGIVGATAWQMGNKSAAAKEDEEANEEEKKTSKRAAEQQKEQSKAP
- the LOC136475584 gene encoding uncharacterized protein isoform X3, coding for MVIQFVLRKQESICMCQSMSIMTLKKGQAGNLPRNDTYSFRSRPTLTSLPGQESNWREQKQPWYDNKERNAFQACTPFVLWDYISTQSQVPLLLVSTRTHALINHPAVGPKMGLNFSVLNKFGVPGLSAATTKQVYERHFANKDTKEFKDFHIAYVEFCKYFNTVMPGQDFDTPSTTEIQVIINPKSIRFCGEYYVYIYRVVVPCVNVQHGMHIVARLASQRTWHACVATQKFFDDVWKPEKNEEERKKLFLEFMRKNVRQAKVNDSFFIAAGLAVPVAAVVGKRASGHIPYVKSVRLDLVPNVVFVPFVTLLGIVGATAWQMGNKSAAAKEDEEANEEEKKTSKRAAEQQKEQSKAP
- the LOC136475584 gene encoding uncharacterized protein isoform X4 yields the protein MVIQFVLRKQESICMCQSMSIMTLKKPRKGQAGNLPRNDTYSFRSRPTLTSLPGQESNWREQKQPWYDNKERNAFQACTPFVLWDYISTQSQVPLLLVSTRTHALINHPAVGPKMGLNFSVLNKFGVPGLSAATTKQVYERHFANKDTKEFKDFHIAYVEFCKYFNTVMPGQDFDTPSTTEIQKFFDDVWKPEKNEEERKKLFLEFMRKNVRQAKVNDSFFIAAGLAVPVAAVVGKRASGHIPYVKSVRLDLVPNVVFVPFVTLLGIVGATAWQMGNKSAAAKEDEEANEEEKKTSKRAAEQQKEQSKAP